In one window of Oceanispirochaeta sp. M1 DNA:
- the aroA gene encoding 3-phosphoshikimate 1-carboxyvinyltransferase: MSTVTIKGKSIASGSPITLRGSIQVPASKSHTIRALLIGSLAEGSSRIHQPLYSADTLSCLDACRKLGAVIEDCKDGWKVLSPIPFGAGEDVYIDVGNSGTSLYLLTAIAAVLGRKVHFDGDDQIRSRSAGRLLNALKALGAEVESSEDGYAPYWVKGPLKGGECSIECPTSQYLSALLLAAPLLESSDRECRIKVPLLMEQPYAEMTLKWMERQNIRWQQKEMKEFTISGGQKYRSFDAVIAADFSSATFFFCAAALTGSTLLIKGLDMEDSQGDKAVLDYLSTMGASIRHTEKGIEVRGGQLKGAVLDLNDTPDALPAMAVTACYAKGETRIINVPQARMKETDRISVMTAELRKMGAEIEETPDGMIIQGSPLTGNTVKGHGDHRVVMSLAIASLGAVGETVIDTAEAVNITYPGFFEQFEILRP; encoded by the coding sequence ATGAGTACAGTCACAATCAAAGGTAAATCAATAGCTTCCGGCAGTCCTATAACCCTCAGGGGGTCAATACAGGTTCCTGCCTCAAAATCCCATACCATCAGAGCCCTGTTGATTGGCTCTCTTGCAGAGGGATCAAGCCGCATACACCAGCCTCTTTATTCAGCAGATACACTCTCCTGTCTCGATGCCTGCCGTAAACTGGGAGCCGTCATTGAAGACTGCAAAGATGGCTGGAAAGTCCTTTCCCCCATCCCTTTCGGAGCGGGAGAAGATGTTTATATCGATGTCGGTAACTCGGGAACATCCCTTTACCTTCTTACAGCCATTGCTGCTGTACTGGGCAGAAAGGTCCATTTTGACGGTGATGATCAGATCAGAAGCAGGTCAGCGGGGAGACTCCTTAATGCCCTGAAAGCTCTCGGAGCCGAAGTGGAGTCATCTGAAGACGGATATGCACCCTACTGGGTAAAAGGCCCCCTTAAAGGTGGAGAGTGCTCCATTGAGTGCCCCACCAGTCAGTATCTTTCGGCTCTTCTTCTTGCAGCACCCCTACTGGAATCTTCAGACAGAGAATGCCGAATCAAGGTTCCCCTTCTTATGGAACAGCCCTACGCAGAAATGACCCTGAAATGGATGGAAAGACAAAACATCCGTTGGCAGCAGAAGGAGATGAAAGAGTTCACTATTTCCGGTGGACAGAAATACAGATCCTTCGATGCAGTCATTGCCGCCGACTTCTCATCGGCCACATTTTTTTTCTGTGCCGCAGCACTGACCGGCTCTACCCTTCTTATCAAAGGACTGGATATGGAAGACAGTCAGGGTGATAAAGCCGTTCTGGATTATCTGAGTACCATGGGTGCTTCTATAAGACATACAGAAAAAGGTATTGAAGTAAGGGGTGGTCAGCTGAAAGGTGCAGTACTGGATCTTAATGACACCCCCGATGCCCTCCCGGCCATGGCTGTGACAGCCTGTTATGCCAAGGGAGAAACCCGCATTATCAACGTTCCTCAGGCGCGAATGAAAGAGACTGACCGTATTTCAGTGATGACCGCCGAACTCAGAAAGATGGGAGCAGAGATAGAAGAGACCCCTGACGGTATGATTATTCAGGGCAGTCCCCTGACAGGAAACACTGTGAAAGGACACGGTGATCACCGTGTCGTAATGTCCCTGGCCATAGCCTCACTTGGAGCAGTCGGTGAAACAGTGATCGATACGGCAGAAGCCGTGAATATAACCTATCCCGGATTTTTTGAGCAGTTTGAGATCCTCCGGCCTTAA
- a CDS encoding CBS domain-containing protein, giving the protein MKILVGHSNMDLDCMGSLVLGRYLYPDAVCVKSRLIHPVAKSLYNLYKKHLNFMSSKDLRDQHVDEIVILDTRTSGRIREYMEFLPDFDGRMIVYDHHCNDSCDLKNAEIHSESYGSNTTILALILKESGTELNPVDATIALTGIFADTGNFTHENVCVEDFRASTWLMKQGASMKLVSQFLKPLKQDYQISLFHQVLNRLVYKKIHGHTIILSYFEMKDQVSGLAPIVEKVFEVENADALFVLFGLEKANKTLIIGRSQKETIDVSSILAPWGGGGHTRAASAQLKGKFGQEVYESFIKGLTHSLLPAVSAEDLMTPDVDIIQDSWSVLDASIFLEKIGHTGAPVLNDDNELIGFMTLRDISKARKSEQMKAPVRSYMTRKVHSCKSDASVKELESFFLQFNVGHIPVTHEGRLLGIVTRTDYLNYLERR; this is encoded by the coding sequence ATGAAAATACTCGTTGGTCATAGTAATATGGATCTGGATTGTATGGGTTCTCTTGTTCTGGGACGTTATCTCTATCCCGATGCCGTCTGTGTGAAGAGCCGTCTGATCCATCCTGTTGCCAAATCTCTGTACAATCTTTATAAAAAGCATTTGAATTTTATGTCTTCAAAAGACCTGAGGGATCAGCATGTGGATGAAATAGTTATCCTGGATACAAGGACCAGCGGGCGTATACGGGAATATATGGAGTTCCTTCCGGATTTTGATGGTCGGATGATTGTCTATGACCACCATTGTAATGACAGCTGTGATCTTAAAAATGCAGAGATCCATTCCGAAAGTTATGGTTCTAATACCACTATTCTGGCTTTGATTCTTAAGGAGAGTGGGACCGAGCTTAATCCTGTGGATGCGACAATCGCCCTCACAGGGATCTTTGCAGATACCGGAAACTTTACTCATGAAAATGTCTGTGTTGAAGATTTCAGGGCATCCACCTGGCTGATGAAGCAGGGGGCCAGTATGAAGCTGGTCAGTCAGTTTTTAAAGCCTTTGAAACAGGATTACCAGATATCTCTCTTTCATCAGGTTCTGAACCGTCTGGTATATAAGAAAATTCACGGACATACGATTATTCTCAGTTACTTTGAAATGAAAGATCAGGTCAGCGGTCTGGCTCCCATTGTTGAAAAGGTATTCGAGGTAGAAAATGCGGATGCTCTCTTTGTCCTTTTCGGACTGGAGAAGGCAAATAAAACCCTGATTATCGGTAGAAGTCAGAAAGAGACAATCGATGTGAGCAGTATTCTGGCTCCCTGGGGCGGAGGCGGCCATACCCGTGCGGCATCTGCTCAGCTTAAGGGTAAATTCGGACAAGAGGTCTATGAATCGTTTATAAAAGGACTGACACATTCCCTGCTTCCCGCCGTTTCAGCTGAAGATCTCATGACTCCTGATGTGGATATCATTCAGGATTCATGGTCTGTGCTGGATGCTTCAATCTTTCTGGAAAAAATCGGTCATACAGGAGCGCCGGTGCTCAATGACGATAATGAACTGATCGGGTTTATGACCTTGAGAGATATCAGTAAAGCCCGTAAGAGTGAGCAGATGAAGGCACCGGTCCGCAGCTATATGACCAGAAAGGTCCACAGCTGTAAAAGTGATGCCAGTGTGAAAGAGCTGGAGTCTTTTTTTCTGCAGTTTAATGTAGGACATATCCCTGTGACCCATGAAGGCCGGTTACTGGGGATTGTGACCCGAACTGATTATCTGAATTATCTGGAACGGCGATAA
- the ltaE gene encoding low-specificity L-threonine aldolase: MNMKTTAIELRSDTFTRPSQAMRQAMYDAEVGDDVYGEDPSINALESRTAELCEAEAALFVSSGTMGNLIPLIIMGGRGKEVILHENAHILHHEVGGIAAVAGTVPIAAAGERGILTPDAVAGKIKENDYDIAHTSLITIENTHNFEGGTCWKKEDLAALSAYAQTKNLPIHMDGARCFNACAATGMSLKEIFSYVDSANLCLSKGLGAPVGSMIVGSRSLIEESRRWRKILGGGMRQAGVIAAAGLYALEHNRERLSEDHDHAMELAKSLDACGWVKVDLNRVETNIVFFNTPGINAKTVEQKLAEKGVRVIATAPEELRLVTSLEVSSEQIKEACRIITELSF; encoded by the coding sequence ATGAACATGAAAACGACAGCAATTGAACTTAGAAGTGATACCTTTACCCGCCCCTCACAGGCCATGCGTCAGGCAATGTATGACGCCGAAGTGGGAGATGATGTCTACGGTGAAGATCCCAGCATAAACGCTCTGGAAAGCAGAACCGCAGAACTCTGCGAAGCCGAAGCGGCTTTATTTGTAAGTTCGGGAACCATGGGCAATCTTATCCCGCTTATCATAATGGGAGGGCGCGGAAAAGAAGTGATCCTTCACGAGAATGCCCACATCCTGCACCACGAAGTGGGAGGGATTGCTGCTGTTGCCGGAACTGTTCCTATTGCTGCTGCAGGAGAGCGGGGAATTCTTACTCCCGATGCCGTAGCAGGAAAAATCAAGGAAAATGACTACGACATAGCTCATACCAGTCTTATTACCATAGAGAATACCCATAATTTTGAAGGTGGTACCTGCTGGAAAAAAGAAGATCTCGCCGCCTTATCCGCTTATGCACAAACTAAGAATCTCCCCATACATATGGACGGTGCCCGCTGTTTCAATGCCTGTGCGGCTACCGGAATGAGCCTGAAAGAGATTTTTTCCTATGTGGATTCTGCCAATCTCTGTCTCTCCAAAGGACTGGGTGCACCCGTGGGTTCAATGATTGTCGGAAGCAGATCCCTGATTGAAGAATCCAGACGCTGGAGAAAGATACTGGGCGGCGGAATGCGTCAGGCGGGAGTTATTGCCGCTGCCGGACTCTATGCCCTGGAGCACAACAGAGAGAGACTCAGTGAAGATCATGATCATGCCATGGAACTGGCAAAGAGCCTTGATGCATGCGGATGGGTAAAAGTAGATCTGAACAGGGTGGAGACAAACATCGTATTTTTCAATACTCCCGGAATCAATGCTAAAACAGTAGAGCAGAAACTGGCTGAAAAGGGAGTCAGAGTCATTGCGACCGCTCCTGAAGAACTCCGCCTTGTAACAAGTCTTGAAGTTTCTTCAGAACAGATAAAAGAGGCCTGTCGGATCATTACAGAACTCAGTTTCTAA
- a CDS encoding MGMT family protein, whose translation MEEFSLQVIKIIKNIPPGKVCSYGRIAHMAGAPRGARQVARLLHSSSRKHSMPWHRVVNSSGGISLEGDAGQIQRGLLEAEGVEFTASGKVRLGKHLWEG comes from the coding sequence ATGGAAGAATTTTCGTTGCAAGTTATAAAAATCATTAAAAACATACCCCCCGGAAAAGTCTGCTCCTATGGACGGATCGCCCATATGGCCGGAGCGCCCCGGGGAGCCCGTCAGGTCGCCAGACTGCTCCACAGTTCCAGCAGAAAACACTCCATGCCCTGGCACAGAGTCGTCAATTCCTCGGGAGGCATCTCACTTGAGGGAGATGCCGGACAGATTCAGAGGGGGCTTCTGGAAGCTGAGGGTGTCGAGTTTACGGCCTCTGGAAAGGTCAGACTCGGCAAACATCTCTGGGAAGGCTGA